The DNA window CCTTCTCCGCCTGCAGAGGAATCGCATCGATGAATGTCATCGAGGCTCGTCGCCCACGTCATCTAATTGTTCGCGTCGATCGCGGCGAGGAACTTCCCGCCGCCCTGACACATGCTCTCGATGAGATCGAAGCACGCGCAGGCTGGATTCAAGGAACCGGCACACTCGAGGCCGCCGAACTTGCACCAGCCGATCCCACCACCCCTGCCCAGACGCAATCCCGTCGTATCGACAGCCCGTGTGAGGTCGTCTCACTCAGCGGCAGCATCGCCTCCCAGAATGGTGTCAGCACCGCTCGCCTCTGGGCGACGCTTGCACGGGAAAGCGAACTCGGCCTGCAACTCGCAGCAGGCGAGCTGCTCTGGGCACGCGCTCACTCGCTCGAGCTGCTCGTCACAGCGTTCGACGATGTGATCCTGGCCCGGGTCCCCGATGGCCACTCTCGCAACACTGTCCTGGCGGCGCAGACCGGAGCGCTCAGCACGCCAGCCACATCAGGGTACGTGTCGATGAGTGAGGTGGCATCGACGCCCCATGAAGGAGCCACGCAACTGGCAGCGGAGCCGGCGCGTCGTCAAACTCCCATCCCCACCAGGACGGTCGTCGACCCCAGCCCCGCGCAAGCAGCTCAAGGTCCGGCGATTCCCCAGCGTCTCCCACGCCAGGCGCAACAGCCTGAGGAAGTGTATCCAGAGGTCGGAGACCTGGTGACTCACTTCCACTTTGGAGATTGTGAGGTCATCGAGTCCGACGGCGAGAGAATCCGTCTTCGCCAGGAGCGAGATGGTCGCGTGCGAGAAGTCGCTTTGACCATGCTCAAAATCGAGGCCCCGACCATCGATCCCACCACCAGCAAGCATCGATTCAAGCTCTCCCGCAAGCACTGAGCTCCCGGCGACGAGCGACTGAAGGCGAAAACCGCCAAGACCTCAGCTCGTCGTCAGAACACCCGCTGCTTCACATCAATCGAATCACCTGCTTGTAGCGGGATATCTGGGATCCGGTTGTCGGAGATGTCATCGGCCGACACCGTGTCCACCACCGTCTTTCCGTCCT is part of the Chondromyces crocatus genome and encodes:
- a CDS encoding PPC domain-containing DNA-binding protein → MNVIEARRPRHLIVRVDRGEELPAALTHALDEIEARAGWIQGTGTLEAAELAPADPTTPAQTQSRRIDSPCEVVSLSGSIASQNGVSTARLWATLARESELGLQLAAGELLWARAHSLELLVTAFDDVILARVPDGHSRNTVLAAQTGALSTPATSGYVSMSEVASTPHEGATQLAAEPARRQTPIPTRTVVDPSPAQAAQGPAIPQRLPRQAQQPEEVYPEVGDLVTHFHFGDCEVIESDGERIRLRQERDGRVREVALTMLKIEAPTIDPTTSKHRFKLSRKH